The sequence AATATACCACAACActcactaaaaaaaaaaaaaaaaaaaaaaaaaaaactacacCTTAAAAGGCACCTGtaaactaaataataaaatgagattTATCTCAAGAAGAAGCAACTAATAATTGCGTTATtccattcaaaaaaaaaccactCAATTTTTTCAAACGAAATTCAAGACACAAcacttaataaaaaaaacaattaaattatgtCATCACATCAATCACAACGAAGCCGacaataaaaaagatttagaaaaagaatttttgatcaaaagtaataatacaattcaaaattcgaaacaaaaaaaaaaaaaaaaaaggtaaactAACCCCTCTTATAGAGACCCTATAAAAAATACTACAAATAAAATGGGATCTAGCATCCAAGGAGAATCAACTAATTATTGagttatccaattcaaaaaaaacaatcagatTTTACCGATAATCCATTttcatataataaatattttaaataaactaatggattttaatttttaaaaacaaataggCTAAAAACTggaatttttacaaaaaataaaaatataataattttattattttctaaaattaaaactcattaataaaaacttttattttcttcaactctttttatcaaaaaaaaacctttaataaaattaaattgtataatataattatattatttaataaaagacTATTGCTTAAgatttttgattttccaaataataaatttatttttaaaaaaaaaaaaaaaaaaaaccattcgCCCTATCTGgacaacatttaaaaaaattaataaaataaaaatcattatgaaataaatattacaatttaaaattaaaatccaaatttggattaaaaaaaaaattttaaaaaaaatcattttaagtttttaaaaattaaaagaaattaattaatttatttaaatttattcatttagtTTCCGAAATATCTTGATGGTCTTGGACAATCACGGGACCATCCTTTTTGACAAATTGGAGTGACACCCCAACCAGTTTCAGCTTTATTACACATATTTGGGAAGAAAGTATCAGTAATATTATCCAAAACACCACCAATAACAACGATGTTGTGATTGATACCATAACCTAATTTGAAGATTTCATTTGAGTCCATTGGTAATTGATTGAAACAACGTTCACAATACATGTTTGATACGTATGAAGCAAAGATAACTTTTTGGAATTTAGTCCACATAATAGCAGCAGAGCAcctaaaaattattttttaaaattattaaattagtatgataaataaataaataaattattaaaataaaaatatttacattgGACATGGTTCACCAGTAGTGTACATATAATAATCTTCCCAGGTGGCTTTGGCGTATTTACTTGTACAGTTCATGATAGCTTTTACTTCACCATGATACATTCTTGAACCACCAATATTGACACCAGTACAAGCTAAAGTACCATTTTTGTGAACAATAGCAGCACCGAATTTAGAGTTGTTCTCGACGGCAACATCAATAGCAATTTTCATATATTTTTCGTGGAAGGCTCTTTCGGATGCAGATAAATCTTTAGCATGGGTAATATCTGATGGAGCAACATCAAAGTATGGAGATGATGGGCAGTTATTCTTGTGTGCTGAAACAGCAATAATTGAAAGGATtgcaaataataaagttaaGATTAATCTCATTTTTGGAagaaatcttttattttttttataaattacaaatacaatttaaataataaaaacagtagtaatacaaaaaaaatgtaatgaTATTTAATGACTTggttagaaaaaaaaatagttcttttatagttttttttgtCACAACAaggagaaattaaaaaaaaaaaaataaaaaaaaaaaaaaataattaagatATTATGATGGAAAAAAACAAACGAAATATGATTGgacaaaattaaaagaaatttttattgTCGAACGAGTATTCCCATTTGtgattttttaagaaaaagaaaaaaaaaaaaaattaattttaaaaaataaatttttaaaaaaataaccgTGCACCAACATAAatctattattttctaaattttaagatttaaatgagatatttattttctatgggaaatatttcaaataaccATTTCATATCGAATCACTAATTTGTGGGTTACTTtttcaagaaaaaaaaaatatttttaattttaataaaacttcCTATTGGTCAAAAAAAcgaatgattaaaaaaaaaaaaaaaaaaaaaagatattttccaAATAACTGTTtagttttgaaaaaaaaaaaaaaaaaagccaaTCAAAATGatggttttgttttttttttttttttttggttattataataattcgCTAcgaacaaaaaataaaataaaataaaaaaaaaataaaataaaaaataaattaaaagaaaataattaaaaaatatctcaagtctttttgattaaaaaattttatcaaccCAAGttctaataatttcatcataTTTTGGGGCTTTTTCTTGGTCTggtaagaaaaaaaaaaaaataaaaaaaaaagaaaaaaaaaaaaaataaacagtTTGATTTCTTTATACCAATCCAAATcaaaatgaataattattttttaaaatttgaggATTATGTTAAGAATACATAAAaatctttcttttaattttattttattttatttttttttttatttttttttttatttttttttttatttcggTATCTTAAGAATTCTTTTCTTcaacaattgttttaatgattGGATGTTGCCAAACACCTGGAGATGAACTAAAAGGACCATTCCATTTACTATCTAAAATTGTTAAAGCGACTCCAGGTAatctataaatattttttacagTTGGAGGAATAgtgttatttaaaaatggatgTTTAACACTTCCaatgaataattttgaaacagAGGAACCAATGACTCCTTTTTCAATTTGCTGATTGAAtccatttaataaatataaataatttacagATTGAGGTATTGAACCTACCAATAATGGTTTTTCAAGTGATGAAATATATAAAGAGGTAATTGTATTTGGTAAAGATCCATTTACTAATTGTAATGGAAAACCatccaataataaaattgatgtaATATTCTTTGTATTTTCTAAAGCTTTTAAATCCCTAACATCTGACCCCAAAGCAAGACATGTAACATCATCTGTAATTTtacaatcattttcaaaaatactAAAAACCTCACTTcccactttttttaataataataataattattgattaatataaaaaaaaaaaaaaaaaataataattaaattaaattaaatacattacaatatattttttttaaagttttaaaattaattgattttgaagttattgtataataataaaatttaattgattctttaataGTTTCAGTTAAACTTGCATTGAAAACTATTGaagtatttttataattatctaattgattcttttttgatttattttcatctattaatgattttgataattgattatGTTTAATGATTTCAATATGTTGATTTGTTGTGGTATCACATGATACGACATAGGAATCGATCACATGTTTATGTctttcaacaattaaatttacattttttgaattttcaattatttttgatttaatttttaaatttaaatctttattatcttGAAAGTGATTAGTCAATTTTGAAATTGCTTCCAACTCAATTTGATCAATTATTGAATGCAATTGTTTAAATTCGTCTCTAAGTTTAtcaacattttcattatactttaattgaattgaGTTGAAAACTTTTTCAGACTCTTCTTCTAATTCTTTATCGGTTTTTAAacattcttttaaatttgggTATTGTTGATTCttaaattgattaaataaaattgttgtattctcaaaatcaattaaatcaactttaTGACCTCTATGATATTCATCCATTGCAAGACAAACTACACATGCTGCTGATTTATCACAAGTTGcacataaataaattatatcttGTGTTGAATGATAAATAcatttattatcataaattattttattattattattattaataataatttgttgtttatcattatcattattattatcattatcatgatggtgatggtgatgactATTACTTTCTTCTGTTtttattaaagatatttCCTCCATTTTATgaaacccttttttttttaaataacaaaatgaaaaaaaaaaaaaaaaaaaaaaatttggtgattataaaaaataaatgaaaaaaaaaaaaaaaaaaaaaaaaaagatatttagtAAAAGTGAACGGATGTTTCAAAATATCTTGTAAAACTCAaattgacaaaaaaaaaaaattgaccaaaaaaaaaagacttaaaaaaaatggaataaaaaaaaaaaatggaataaaaaataataaaaagtgaCGATCACAATTAAAACTGATGGTGGACTATCCACCTCTTCTaacaaactaaaaaaaaaaaaaaaaaaaaaaaaattaaaataaaaattaaaaattaaaaaaaaaacgaattcTCTCTTAACTGAATTTTCAActctttttttacttttttttttttttttttattttctccAAAATTGATCCAccataacaataataaatacacCTCAATAAtgttaaaacaaatttttggTTGTAGAAAAATCAATATTGTTtctcaattatttaaagccaataatagtatttatttaaaaaattcatatacaacagataataatagtaataataaaaataataataataataataataataataataataataataataataataataataataataataataataataataataataataataataataataataataataataataaaaaaataaaagataatattattggagaaaaaaataaaaagagtaAACTagcaatta comes from Dictyostelium discoideum AX4 chromosome 2 chromosome, whole genome shotgun sequence and encodes:
- a CDS encoding CMP/dCMP deaminase, zinc-binding domain-containing protein, which gives rise to MRLILTLLFAILSIIAVSAHKNNCPSSPYFDVAPSDITHAKDLSASERAFHEKYMKIAIDVAVENNSKFGAAIVHKNGTLACTGVNIGGSRMYHGEVKAIMNCTSKYAKATWEDYYMYTTGEPCPMCSAAIMWTKFQKVIFASYVSNMYCERCFNQLPMDSNEIFKLGYGINHNIVVIGGVLDNITDTFFPNMCNKAETGWGVTPICQKGWSRDCPRPSRYFGN
- a CDS encoding hypothetical protein (Similar to Dictyostelium discoideum (Slime mold). CIGB protein), giving the protein MEEISLIKTEESNSHHHHHHDNDNNNDNDKQQIIINNNNNKIIYDNKCIYHSTQDIIYLCATCDKSAACVVCLAMDEYHRGHKVDLIDFENTTILFNQFKNQQYPNLKECLKTDKELEEESEKVFNSIQLKYNENVDKLRDEFKQLHSIIDQIELEAISKLTNHFQDNKDLNLKIKSKIIENSKNVNLIVERHKHVIDSYVVSCDTTTNQHIEIIKHNQLSKSLIDENKSKKNQLDNYKNTSIVFNASLTETIKESIKFYYYTITSKSINFKTLKKIYLGSEVFSIFENDCKITDDVTCLALGSDVRDLKALENTKNITSILLLDGFPLQLVNGSLPNTITSLYISSLEKPLLVGSIPQSVNYLYLLNGFNQQIEKGVIGSSVSKLFIGSVKHPFLNNTIPPTVKNIYRLPGVALTILDSKWNGPFSSSPGVWQHPIIKTIVEEKNS